One window of Vespa velutina chromosome 2, iVesVel2.1, whole genome shotgun sequence genomic DNA carries:
- the LOC124947115 gene encoding ATP-binding cassette sub-family D member isoform X4 produces the protein MSIFSKLIDKTSNKYGIRQERLTHGVAGVVTVLYFLKIGYPFLVAKVRQRRHRPNTANEQRKDEDDRSRNDSKRRGKNKNDGRYNRDKDHRYDDDDDGDDDDDGGDIKSIDIKEKNNDDKIMKKEKIVGLDRAFLKQLITLLRIMVPSWRSRESGLLACATLTLLARTFLSVYVATLEGQIVKRIVLKDIRGFIYMMARWFAIAFPATFVNSAIRYLEGRLALNFRERLVEHAYKMYLSQQTYYRVVALDTRLGGLEQRLTDDLSELASSVAHLYSSLTKPLLDCALVGIALISFSLNMGARTIPGPLLALVVITLTGQVLRLASPRFGQLVAEEATRRGRLREAHARISAHAEEIAFYGGHQTEHRYLTTAYKSLVTHLRRILAKKLWYVMLEQFLMKYLWSGTGLVLIALPLLYNSGNDSQKNGMKIDGDGAVSERTRYLTTSKNLLMSGADAVERLMVSYKELVALAGYAGRVNEMFEVFKDAALCKYQRNVVVNGASRTNNGNTSHPEKIAIEFKNGNPVIKGIVRESNDGSISLINVPIVTPNCEIIVPSLTMTIRPGDHLLITGPNGCGKSSLFRIISGLWPVYDGTLIRPNESYTVKDGRPSLFYIPQKPYMTVGCLRDQIIYPAESETEDCSDEELMKLLDEVDLKGLVEREPDGLNALGDWDSTLSGGEKQRLAITRLFYHAPQYALLDECTSAVSIEAEGIMYETAKKRGITLLTITHRLSSLSKYHKLLLRFDGEGSWTLGPLENNVENVVNILNHNQTKDNDNQLNDNIKTGHYQMLHGLKKRQG, from the exons ATgtcgatattttcaaaattaatcgaCAAAACGTCGAACAAATACGGTATCCGTCAAGAACGTCTGACTCATGGTGTAGCCGGTGTCGTCACCGTTCTTTATTTCCTCAAAATTGGTTATCCCTTTCTAGTTGCGAAAGTACGACAGCGCCGCCACCGGCCAAATACGGCGAATGAACAAAGGAAGGACGAAGATGATAGATCGAGGAACGATTCGAAAAGACgcgggaaaaataaaaacgatggGAGATATAATCGCGATAAGGATCATCGttatgacgatgacgacgatggcgatgacgacgatgacggaggtgatattaaatcgatcgatataaaggaaaagaataatgatgataaaatcatgaaaaaggaaaagatcgtTGGTCTCGATCGTgcatttttaaaacaattaataacattattaaggATAATGGTACCAAGTTGGAGATCGAGAGAGTCTGGCCTGTTGGCTTGCGCAACATTGACATTATTAGCACGAACTTTTCTCTCCGTTTATGTAGCCACGCTCGAAGGACAAATAGTTAAAAGAATCGTTTTGAAGGACATTCGTGGTTTCATTTATATGATGGCTAGATGGTTCGCCATAGCATTTCCTGCTACATTTGTTAATTCGGCCATTAGATATTTAGAGGGTCGATTGGCTCTTAATTTTCG AGAACGTCTCGTCGAACATGCCTACAAAATGTACCTGAGTCAACAAACCTATTATAGAGTAGTAGCTCTGGATACCAGATTAGGTGGTCTCGAGCAAAGACTGACCGATGATTTATCCGAATTAGCAAGCTCCGTCGCTCATTTATATTCAAGTTTAACAAAGCCATTGTTAGATTGTGCTTTGGTTGGAATAGCattgatttcattttcattgaatatgGGAGCTAGGACAATACCTG GACCATTATTAGCATTGGTTGTAATCACCTTGACCGGACAAGTATTACGTCTTGCCTCCCCTCGTTTCGGTCAACTGGTAGCAGAGGAAGCTACTCGACGTGGTCGTTTGCGAGAAGCCCATGCACGTATCAGTGCCCATGCCGAGGAGATTGCATTCTATGGAGGTCACCAAACCGAACACCGTTATCTCACTACAGCTTATAAGTCTCTCGTAACTCACTTGAGAAGAATCTTAGCTAAGAAATTGTGGTACGTTATGTTGGAACAATTTCTTATGAAATATCTTTGGTCGGGAACCGGACTTGTCCTAATCGCCTTGCCGCTTCTTTATAATTCTGGTAATGATTCGCAGAAAAATGGAATGAAAATAGATGGCGACG GTGCAGTGAGCGAGAGAACGAGATACCTGACAACTTccaaaaatttgttaatgtcCGGTGCGGATGCCGTGGAAAGGCTTATGGTGTCTTATAaa gaattaGTAGCATTGGCTGGTTATGCGGGGCGCGTTAATGAAATGTTTGAGGTATTTAAAGACGCTGCACTTTGCAAGTATCAAAGAAACGTTGTCGTTAATGGTGCATCGAGAACAAACAATGGAAATACATCCCATCCGGAAAAGATTGCCATAGAATTTAAGAATGGTAATCCTGTTATAAAAG gaATTGTACGAGAAAGTAACGACGGTAGTATAAGTCTAATAAACGTACCAATAGTAACACCCAACTGTGAAATCATAGTACCAAGTTTAACGATGACa ATACGACCGGGTGATCATCTTTTGATAACAGGACCGAATGGTTGCGGTAAAAGTTCATTGTTCCGTATAATATCAGGATTGTGGCCTGTTTACGATGGAACATTGATTAGACCAAACGAAAGTTATACAGTTAAAGATGGTAGACcatcgttattttatataccgCAAAAGCCTTATATGACTGTAGGATGTTTAAGggatcaaataatatatccaGCCGAATCCGAAACTGAGGATTGTTCGGACGAggaattaatgaaattgttAGATGAGGTTGATTTAAAAGGTTTGGTAGAAAGAGAACCGGATGGATTAAATGCACTTGGTGATTGGGATTCGACATTGTCGGGCGGTGAAAAACAACGTTTGGCTATAAcaagattattttatcatgCTCCCCAATATGCATTGTTAGACGAATGTACCAGTGCTGTTAGCATCGAGGCCGAAGGTATAATGTATGAGACAGCTAAGAAACGTGGTATAACGTTGTTAACAATAACCCATCGATTGTCATCACTATCGAAATATCACAAATTATTGTTACGATTTGACGGCGAGGGTAGTTGGACATTAGGGCCATTGGAAAACAACGTTGAGAACGTCGTCAATATCTTAAATCACAATCAAACGAAGGATAATGACAATCAATTGAATGATAACATCAAGACTGGCCATTATCAAATGCTTCAC